One Oryza sativa Japonica Group chromosome 8, ASM3414082v1 DNA window includes the following coding sequences:
- the LOC4346039 gene encoding serrate RNA effector molecule, which translates to MAEVARASASPPPASASTGGDRKRGRSSPSLPPPPPGPPPQVPHGSKRHRRDEGGGGGFDRRRLGPGVGYDNPDDRRYGNDHGGAGGRGGYGDERGQGRNFNRAPDWTDSGRGGWNDGPANSRREGLMSYKQFMQELEDDVSPDEAQHRYEEYKSEYITTQKKAYFDLHKNDDWLKNKYHPTNLEIVMERRNELARTAANQFLQDLQNGSLDIGPGLTSSATNKSGNSVDDTDANGKKGKLGKSQDDLYYAAPKAHPVSSEPRRIRIDVELAQALICKLDSEKGIENNVLSGSDHDRAEKDKSHGSMGPIVIIRGSSAVKGLEGAELLDTLVTYLWRIHGVDYYGMSETNEPKGLRHVKADSRTFNGASSNAAEWEKKLDSFWQDRIQGQDPMEILKAKDKIDAAASEVLDPHVRKIRDEKYGWKYGCGAKGCTKLFHAPEFVQKHLKLKHADLVRELTSKVRENIYFDNYMSDPKAPGGMPIMQQPAPREKVRQRPPIESRLRDERGNRRFDRNDSPTHDGSSDNPDDAYDSYGDPVMHGAFPPDIPAPPVLMPVPGAGPLGPFIPAPPEVAMRMMRDQGGPPPFEPTGGPRPRRPGRGGLPMGGPSPILAAPLPPPHMHDPRKIRSYQDLDAPEDEVTVMDYRSL; encoded by the exons ATGGCCGAGGTCGCCCGCGCCTCGGCTTCCCCAcctcccgcctccgcctccaccggcggcgaccgcaAGCGTGGCCGCTCCTCCCcgtcgctcccgccgccgccgcccgggcccCCTCCGCAGGTCCCGCATGGGAGCAAGAGGCACCGCAGGGACgaggggggcgggggcgggttcGATCGGCGCCGCCTCGGGCCGGGAGTAGGGTACGACAACCCGGACGATAGGAG GTATGGAAATGATCATGGTGGTGCAGGAGGAAGAGGTGGATATGGGGATGAGAGAGGTCAGGGTAGAAACTTCAATCGTGCACCAG ATTGGACTGATTCTGGACGTGGTGGATGGAATGATGGCCCGGCTAACTCTCGTAG GGAAGGCCTCATGTCTTACAAGCAGTTCATGCAGGAGCTTGAAGATGATGTTTCGCCTGATGAAGCTCAACACAG ATATGAGGAGTACAAGTCAGAGTACATAACAACTCAGAAGAAAGCGTACTTTGACCTTCATAAGAACGACGACTG GCTGAAAAACAAGTACCATCCGACTAACCTTGAAATTGTCATGGAAAG AAGGAATGAACTTGCACGAACTGCTGCAAATCAATTCCTCCAAGATTTGCAGAATGGGAGTTTAGACAT TGGTCCAGGATTAACAAGTTCTGCAACAAACAAATCTGGGAATAGCGTAGATGATACGGATGCTAATGGAAAAAAGGGGAAACTTGGAAAGAGCCAAGATGATTTATATTATGCTGCTCCTAAGGCTCATCCAGTTAGCTCTGAGCCCCGTCGAATTAGAATTGACGTTGAGCTAGCTCAAGCTCTCATTTGTAAACTTGATTCAGAGAAGGGTATTGAGAATAATGTTCTGTCAGGTAGTGATCATGACAGAGCAGAGAAAGATAAGTCACATGGTTCAATGGGACCAATCGTAATAATACGGGGTTCATCTGCTGTAAAGGGTCTTGAGGGTGCTGAGTTGCTGGACACTCTTGTTACCTATTTGTGGCGTATCCATGGTGTGGATTACTATGGGATGTCTGAGACAAATGAGCCCAAAGGTCTAAGGCATGTGAAAGCAGATTCAAGGACGTTTAATGGGGCTAGCTCAAATGCAGCTGAATGGGAGAAGAAACTTGATTCCTTCTGGCAAGATAGGATTCAAGGCCAGGATCCAATGGAAATATTGAAAGCAAAGGATAAGATTGATGCAGCTGCTAGTGAAGTGCTGGATCCACATGTGAGAAAAATAAGGGATGAAAAGTATGGATGGAAATATGGCTGTGGAGCTAAGGGCTGCACAAAACTTTTCCATGCCCCTGAGTTTGTCCAGAAGCATCTCAAACTCAAACATGCGGATTTGGTTAGGGAACTGACTTCGAAAGTGAgagaaaatatttattttgataACTATATGAG TGATCCCAAGGCACCTGGTGGGATGCCTATCATGCAGCAACCTGCTCCA AGGGAGAAAGTCAGACAGCGGCCACCAATAGAGAGTCGGCTGAGAGATGAGCGTGGCAATCGTAGGTTTGATAGAAATGATTCACCAACCCATGATGGATCCAGTGACAACCCTGATGATGCATATGATTCTTATGGTGATCCGGTTATGCATGGCGCCTTTCCTCCGGATATTCCTGCTCCTCCAGTGTTGATGCCTGTGCCTGGTGCTGG CCCACTAGGACCATTTATTCCTGCACCACCTGAAGTTGCTATGCGTATGATGAGAGATCAGGGTGGACCACCACCTTTTGAGCCAACTGGTGGTCCACGTCCTAGGAGACCAGGGAGGGGTGGTCTTCCAATGGGTGGCCCATCACCAATTCTTGCTGCTCCTTTACCACCCCCTCATATGCATGATCCACGCAAAATACGAAG CTATCAAGACCTTGATGctcctgaagatgaagtgaCTGTTATGGACTACCGAAGCTTGTAG
- the LOC136351633 gene encoding uncharacterized protein: MAQGRLLTLLPPPPPESRSTGRDRSEESDVEGMLDDPFDVVPQKKKKEASSVDRLRRWRQAALMLNTSRHVICNLDLKKEEEKMREICRRASTSDTVTHGAFPPDVSVPALMLEPCAGQKLGLFVSAPEVAIRMLRDQGRPSPFEPNFGRPEPRKIRRGRAYRRWGF, encoded by the exons ATGGCGCAAGGGAGGTTGTTGAcgctgcttccgccgccgccgccggagagccGCTCCACTGGACGGGATCGCTCGGAGGAGTCGGATGTGGAGGGGATGCTCGACGATCCGTTCGATGTAGTAccccagaagaagaagaaggaggctTCGTCTGTCGATCGCTTGCGGCGGTGGAGG CAAGCTGCTCTCATGCTCAATACTTCACGTCATGTTATATGTAATCTTGACCTtaaaaaggaggaggagaaaatgCGCGAGATTTGCCGAAGAGCATCCACAAGTGATACGG TTACACATGGTGCCTTTCCTCCAGATGTTTCTGTTCCAGCGCTGATGCTTGAGCCTTGTGCTGG GCAAAAACTAGGACTATTTGTTTCTGCGCCTGAAGTTGCTATCCGTATGTTGAGGGATCAGGGCAGGCCATCACCTTTTGAGCCGAATTTCGGTCGTCCAGAACCACGCAAGATACGAAG GGGACGTGCGTACAGGAGATGGGGATTCTGA
- the LOC4346040 gene encoding uncharacterized protein: protein MEALAGTAAASLPALPSHQPRSRLAPRSLALPGGRSCCGPLRAAAAGGGGGAKDDAQAGVTPNGSPVIKPKSDSALSSQNGVLGSTKTDKPHTTLSTHTTTDSSGSRAGLFRTPISGGVQSATFAHGLPPPALAVRNLMEQARFAHLCTVMSGMHHRRTGYPFGSLVDFSNDSMGHPIFSLSPLAIHTRNLLSDPRCTLVVQVPGWSGLSNARVTIFGDVYPLPEDQQEWAHKQYVAKHQQWASQQWGNFYYYRMQNISDIYFIGGFGTVAWVDVKEYEAIQPDKIAVDGGEQSLKELNAIFSKPLREFLSSEGEVDDAALISVDSKGIDIRVRQGAQFNIQRLAFDVPHKVETLEEAKRALHKIIKTTSK from the exons ATGGAGGCTCtcgccggcaccgccgccgcctccctgccGGCCTTGCCTTCCCACCAGCCGCGGTCCCGCCTGGCCCCGCGGTCACTCGCCCTTCCCGGCGGCCGCTCGTGCTGCGggcccctccgcgccgccgcagccggtggcggaggcggcgccaagGACGACGCGCAGGCTGGCGTCACGCCCAACGGGTCTCCCGTTATCAAG CCGAAGAGTGACTCGGCTCTTTCGAGTCAGAATGGAGTTCTTGGATCAACCAAAACTGACAAGCCACACACGACCTTATCAACGCATACTACCACTGACTCGAGTGGATCCAGAGCTGGCTTGTTTAGAACACCTATATCTGGTGGTGTGCAGAGTGCGACTTTTGCCCATGGTCTACCTCCGCCGGCATTGGCTGTTCGCAACTTGATGGAACAG GCGCGGTTTGCTCATCTGTGCACTGTCATGTCTGGCATGCATCATCGGCGTACTGGATACCCATTTGGTTCGCTTGTTGATTTTTCTAATGACTCGATGGGCC ATCCAATATTTTCACTATCACCGTTAGCAATACACACAAGGAACTTGCTCTCTGACCCAAGATGCACACTTGTTGTCCAG GTACCTGGATGGAGTGGACTGTCAAATGCACGTGTCACAATATTTGGTGATGTATATCCTTTGCCAGAAGATCAACAG GAGTGGGCACATAAGCAGTATGTTGCAAAACATCAACAATGGGCATCTCAACAGTGGGGAAATTTTTACTATTACAGGATGCAGAACATAAG CGACATATACTTCATTGGAGGCTTTGGCACTGTTGCATGGGTAGATGTCAAGGAGTATGAAGCTATTCAACCCGACAAGATAGCAGTTGATGGTGGTGAACAAAGCTTAAAG GAGCTGAATGCAATTTTCTCGAAGCCACTTAGAGAGTTCTTGTCATCAGAAGGGGAGGTTGATGATGCTGCACTTATATCAGTAGACAGCAAAGGGATAGATATAAGGGTTCGCCAGGGTGCACAG TTCAACATTCAGAGGCTGGCATTTGATGTACCTCACAAGGTGGAGACACTAGAGGAAGCCAAGAGAGCACTCCACAAGATAATCAAGACAACCAGCAAATAA